The DNA region ttaagcacctcttccttcacagccttggaatgttccctggaagagcgtcgaggtggctgccttctcggaatgaAAGCCGGGCTGACATTtaggtgatgacaaatgaagcccggatccaggcctggagcttcataaggatcccacgcaaaaacatcaacattatccttcaagaactctaacaactccatcttctcttggtgcgGCAAAAGtgcaccgacttggaagaatctctccgggtcatcggccactggaaacttctctaatccctcgcactgtgtctcatctcctgtcaccattccagatgaaccaggagccgttaactgctataaatctttggtgatcaaagccgaagactcggcttctgtctggtgcagcactgcagccgatatgcactgcctggctaccgtttggctgccgaggatttcctcaacacattcccccgaggggaatttaactttaacatgtaaggtagaggagacggctccaagcgcatgcagccaaggcctggcaaggatggccgtgtatggagagtatgcatcaaccacgatgaagtccacctccaccgtttctgagccggactgaacgggcaaacggatctgtcccttcggcacaacggctctcccttcaaagcttataagtggcgagtcataaggagtaaggtcttccaacttcaaccttaaccccttaaatagatcagggtacatgatatctgcaccgctgccctgatctatcatcactcttctcacatcatagttccctatcctgagggtgaccacaagagcatcgtcatggggctgaatggtccctaccttatcctcctcggagaaacctaggACGGGCAAGGTGCCCTTCATCCTCTTCGGCCTAGTACCCACATCCTCgacctgaggatgggaaactgccatcaccctagtgggacctgagccggtcctgccaggggcagcgaagataacattaattgttcccaaggctggccgagatgtattgttcctctggttgtttgaaccgacttgactgacctgcccagtgggctgacacaagtgctgcttcaactttccctcactgacgagctgctctagatggttccataGGGTCcaacagttctcggtagtgtggcctacatcctgatggtactgacaaaagagattttggtttcttttcgcagggtcccctgccatcttgcctggccatctgaagaaaggctctttacgaactttctctagtaactgatgcaccggttctcggaacacagtatttacagcctgaggtgctgccgagccggattgcccgaagtaatccctcctcggcttgttgttgtggtatctatccgacctgaaatcccttttctcctgcgggataaccttttcctttcccttcccttgctgctggtcttcttctaccctcttgtactcatcaatacgatccataaggcggcgtacactgcggacgggctttttcgtcaaagactttcttaggtcgtggtcagtagggagacctaccttaaaggtattaagcgccacctcatcaaagtcaccatctatctcgttaaacatctcccagtatcggtcggagtatgctttcagtgtctccccttccttcatggccatggatagcagcgagtccaatggccgagggactctactacacgtaatgaaccgcgaagcgaatgccctagtcagctccccaaacgagcctacggacccagatttgagaccgttaaaccatctcatagccacaggtcccaagctggaggggaaaactttacacatcagagtctcattgtgaaagtgcaccgccatcctctggttaaagtgactcacatgctccaccggatcagtccggccattatagatggtgaaagtgggctgggtaaaccttctgggaagccttcccttctcaatcctccgtgcaaatggagatttagagagttggtgcaacgccctactcatagcatcgttgcctaagcccctagaacgaggtttcttacgtctgcgagttggctggtcgccCTCCTCActggaggatgttgcactggtgggagagcgcgaccttgagctgtggccagctcccctatcctcctctgaggaagagttagatgaggacggtgaaaacctacgcttagcgcggcgtagctttctctttagacggttgatttccttctgcatggatttagaaccctcatcgtgggtggtgctacccccttCATGAATATGGCCAGCAcctggatattctgtatggacactcccctcacgatctctttgatgttcaagacgttcaaaatgatcttccggctgtgatccctgtgactcagcatggtgagcacctaagcctgccatagtatccctgtCCCTTCTAGACTAgagttcccacagacggcgccaattgtaagtgcacagttgcacctggccccaagaacagttacgggctcaagcccaatgagccttaaacaatgtaatttgtagagtgtgggcttgaaacccagattagaagtgtttgaggattaaatggcaagccaaagattataaacacttgagaacaacaaagaatactataagtcaatctgctcggacgtaagccgagaactgttcttatattatttctctctctctttttctctttcctttaggttacaaagaggggATCCcattttctgtcttagattgctccttaaatactactcttttgaatactttgtacacgtgttgcctcacatcctccttagcctagatatttcttttctcagtgcctttgaatagtaaccagaagtttctcttccactgttcaggtgtcacttccccataaatgcggccagggtggtaggtgcaaggtctttaatgtggaggtggcagcctttatctttgacattttttcaacaccggtgcttctggggcattctagggtttcccccttttaaccattggccttaaccgtgtatcccctaatctttactacgaaatcccgagttcttcggtgtccatccgagggtaagttcaccctcggctggatcctcggatcctcggcgtatgggccgacccatagtactaacaaattctaaacccaggagcaagtcggccttccttaacatggcccaaaaggcccacattctcatcaggatcttcTTGCCCCCCCCCACAGAACCCATTTGACCCATCTAAcatgtttaattaaatgacattttaccaataAACCATTCAAaccctaggtatataaacttattagtcattgtggtttattttttttgacgtgttgtgattgattatttgtaatattgagatgtgctttagttttgaatgattatttgtgatgcagttacttattagttctaaattttatattaaaaatgttttttttttcatagttttttatttatttatttagaaaatctaataaataaGTCGACATGACAGACCCATTTAATAGACATGTCAAGTTAGCGTTGACCCATATAGTCAGATACTCATAACACGAACCTGATACGCAAACATGAATTGTCACATCTAAATTGAGCTACAACGCTCATGACAACCAAGATTAACAAACTTCGGCCTACATACAATACTCTCTATCTTAATTTCATCTAGTTTTCATCTATACTTCAAGTAAAGCTAGGCTCATAAGAACAAAATAGTTTGAAAAATTACTAAAGTGCCTCTGctagaatgatttttttttttttttaattcacgtGTAATATGCATCCAAGTTAACAATGTACGTTTGGAACATTGGTCCTCAGACAGTTAAAATGAAAGAGTGAAGAGCATCAAACAAAGCTGATTCTAATACGTATTTTCaccattaataataaaaaaattaaaatctaaaaaaatactTACATAATAGCATGGTAGCAGCACTGCAACAACAACTCTCAACATGCAAACGTCTCAAGCAAACGTctcaaataagaaattttaggGCTCTAGCTTACGACTTCAGGGAGAAATGAAATcgaaaattgaagaaattaaggaaatctttttcttttagaccTTTAcatttcttcttaatttttttgccACACTTTAGGTCAAGTGGAGGTTCCTTTCATTTGGGCTGAAATTAAAAGATGAATAATCAGAAAATGCCTAATTGAATGTAACTCCATATGCGTGGTAGACTCGAGTTTGATCAGTGTAGAATTGATATTctacaagtttttataatttaactcACAATTTTACTCGATTCTACTTTACAAGCAATTCTATAGTACAGTCCATGTCGATCAGTGGTGCAAAATTCTAGGATCTTATTACAGTTTTGCAATATTTGGTCGCCCGTCCTAATAACAATGGTTAATAATCTATCATCTTTTCttgatgatttatttttatgaaggtTAATAACCTATAATCAGTTTTGAAAGCTATTGGTATCCAAATTAAACATGTTGTTTAAATATAATTGCCTTAATATGTGTGCTGGATTATTGCgggcccgtttggtacatgtgtttaaacacatattttcagtttttaaacaacattacacgcaTTTTTACATACTATTTTACTcacacatatttccaaaaaatacaaacaacattactagaacGATGTTACCAAACGGCCCCCTGTATTTTGCAAGCTATTTTCATAGaaaaaagtaatgaaaaaagaaaagaaaggaaaaaagagagtataAGGGCCTAATGTTATTATTAAACAGCCCCTAAACATGTATGTAAATGTATGCACTTGGcaacttaccaaaaaaaaaaaaacatacgcAATaagaattaatataatattaagtTTTCATTTGGAATCCAtttatttggttaaaatttaaaaatttttgctaaaagtacctTAGAAGTTATAATAAAACctataaataatacaaaaaaataataacaaaattaaattaaatagtaaaataatttgataaaaataatttttgcgaATGGAACAGATCATATTGTAAGTTGGTTTGGATAGCGCTGAACGTGTCCAGCGTTCAACgttttcccccccccccttttttttttttttttttctctgctgCCCGTTTCTGCTTTTAGGAGACAAGTTACTATGCGTGTGCACTGTTCATATACTGTACATGTACTGTTTATATACTGTGCATGTACTGTTCACGCAtttttcagtaattttttaattaaaagtaaattttacagtactatttacacatttaaaaattatttttctacaatatttttagcattcagttttcaattttagctcTCAGCCGTATCCAACAGACCCATTGTATAAACATGGTCGTATATATCCTAGAATCCCAAACATCCCATTTGGGACCCTCAGTTTGTGTCTTTATCTCAACTTTTTGTCCTTGTTCCTTTCTGTTCCTTCTTCTCACTTTATAGCTTCACTTCTTGTTAAtgtcttcctcttcttcttcttcctccgaAGATGGCAATGGCAATGGCAATGGTGGTGGCAGCACTATTGCAAGAAGAGGGGGTGATTTTGAAGGGCCTTCAACTTCTCGCCAACGTGCTGTTAACGAGGTTTGGCCGGAGCATTTTGTTGAAGCTCTAGCTGCCCAAGTCGCCATTGACGCTTCTCACTCTATTGGACGTCTTGCTGCGGCTCCTGCTCTCGCCAATGTATTTCAGGTATGTTCAtgatttctatttatttatttttattatgcttcacatttcttttctttttttcttgttttccttgAGAAATGTAAGTTGTCTTTGTTATTATGGTTGTATGTGAAGAGATTGACGAGTGATGATTGAGAATTCTTGATTTAGATGTTGTTTGCGATGCCAAAATTGTTACAATTGTAAATGGTTGGTTGTATAATTTTTGTAATCTCCTTGGTATAGCATTAGGAAATAGAATTACTTCATTGGAAAAAAAACCGTTGGTTTTGTTCCCAAATAGGCAACTTATTTGGTCTAGTCGAAGTCCCTGGCGAAAACTACATTTTTGGAATGAAATATTGTAGTTCagaatttatttaattattttcttttgacaaGATTTAGTTGAACAGGAGGAGGTGAATGCTGAGATAGTCTCTAATGCCTATAAGCATCCAAGAAGAAACTGTTTTCCGAAAGCAactggtttttgtttttttatttttattttttttgatgggtCATTTTCTAAGAAAATTCGTGTCCCTTTCAGAAGGTCTGGTTTCTTCTTGAAAAAATTAGTTCCCACCCTTTTTTCTACTTTGGAAATGTCTATTTTTGGACCCCCCCATACCATATCTTATGAAAAGAGCCCTTTTGGCATGGACTttcctttttccctttgttGGCATGAATATCATTTATGCTTTAGAAATTCTCCTACTTTTGACTGAACTTTCTTACCTATCCAGAAAAATTTATGGGATGCCtttctataatacaaaaatgTTTATAAAGAGTCCTTTGAAACCTACTTTTTCAAGTTAGCTAGCGGTGCTGGGAAATCACATATAGCATGATTTAAGGAGACCCAAATTGTTGTTTATGTCTTGTTCGCCTTGCTCCTGTAAATACTCCCTTACATTTCTGTCAGCAACTCAGCATTGCTCTTTTGTAGGAATTGTACCGTTTTTATATTAGATATGATTGTGGTCCACATTttagacaaaaatgaaaaagaaaaaaaatttatggtccACTCTTAAATTACGTAGGCTGCATATGCTCAATGCTTCAATTCCAAACAGTAATCTCTCtgattttacctttttttttttaaaaaaaaaaaaaaaaaaaaaaacttttctgtCGTTAATTATGCTGTGTCACCATAAATGTGGGAGAACGCTTCAGCCTACAGTTACCTTCTAGATAAGTTGCGACTCTAAACAAAATAGTcagtatatatttttattttttatttttgaagagaaagtaAGAATAGTCAATACTTTATTCTAATGTATATGTGGCCTGAAAAGTAATAATCAAGAATAATTACTCAATTCTGGTTAATTGTGTGATTATAAAAGTTCCGTTggaaattaattattattagttagTTTTTCGTATtagacttttatatatatatatatatataagctaagTGAAGATAGATAGAGACAAAAGAAAGTATTTTAAAGTGAAACATAAAAATTGAGAGGGTAGCAGTGGCATCAGTCAAAAGCCAAACCATGTGCTCGATGCCAAAAAGCACGTGGAGCCCTATGCCGGCTTACAAGTTCGTGTCTCTCCTTGGCATCTCAAAGAGATATGGTCTCTCATCACTAATTAATCCAATTGCCTAGTTCAAAGacttctattttgtatttttatgtatttgttcttcttttttttatttttgtctttggaTAACTTCTGTGTTCTTGTTTTTCAGTTGTAATAAATGGTccgttcacttttttttttcttttttcttttttttttgcgagAGGGAAAGAATGTGAgtatattctttttaaaatgctatttttataagtttgtctgacaaataatttttgaaatctCATCTATACCCTTTCTTTAAAGAATATTGTGGAAATGGTGTTACTGTTTTACTCTCTACTTTAATGAACTTTGGCAAAATAATTACGAGTCCATGTCCGTTCTAATTATTACATCGGAAGATGGAGTTCAACAATGATTTATGAGGTAAGACTTCGTGAAGATAACAATAATTATTCCTATTCTTTTCTTTAGAGGGCTAGGGATAGAAACGATGATATAATCTGGGGTGAACATAATAAACCAGTAAGATAATCTTATGATCTTACTATTATATAAGATTCCTACAATCTTATATGAAAGAATGAAATCTAATTAAAGATGTAATGTTAAGAAGTTATTTGTCAAAAGAAGAACGTAGTAGTATTTAAgaatatcaaaagaaaaaattaatcaataatcTTCATATGTACGGTGTTAATTTACTCATCTTGATATATAGTTTTCATTTACGCTCTTTAAGTAAACACGAAGCACATATTAAGATATAGGTAGTGATATTAAAAGTTGGCCCTTTAAGCAGCAAAAATTTCTGATTCCGCCATTTGGATATAAACAATATGTATCAAATTAGTCAAGTAATACAAATGAACAATGTGAGCAAGCAAATTTGTGACAATAATGTAGCATGTAGAAGTAGGTCTGGAGATCAGAGGGTCAAAGACTcggaaggaaaaagaaaaggcaaggATTGGAGATGGGATAAAGATTCCCTGCTATTAACGAGACAGGCCTTTGGCTAGACCTTTCttggaaatgaaagaaaaatttgtgGGAAAGCACGCTTTGTGATCCTATGTTTTTATCACATTTATATGACCTTTATGAACGATATATAATGTATGGACCACAGCTAATGCCTATAATAGGGTCTTTGTCCTTTGTTGGTCCCCAACTAAAGTCTTCTTCAACTACCAGTAGATCTCTCCCATTTTACCATGGTTGTTAAGGTCTGTGGATGTGGGGTATGTCTAAATAACTAATAACTATAACTCTATAATGTATAGTCCACCACCTTTGATTGCCTGTGTATATATTGTGTGAGGCTTTAATTTATAGCTGCAGCAAAAACTATCTTCGTCTCCACGGGTATTCAAagaatcaaataatataaaattgcaGTGGAAGCTGCAATTGTTGCTCCGTGCTGCAGTGGTGCTGCCAGTGTCATTGGCCTTTCTCTGTCTCTTTATTCTTGTCcactttctctctatttttatatatatatatgcccaGTGACAgtaaatttttataacaattttactGATAAACTGCAATTAGTATATCATCATTTTTAAATTCCACCCATTATGTTTAcgtcaataattataaaaataaaaaataagttgtgtatatcatatatattatataagtgCGGTTGTACCTGGTGTACCTTGTCTTGTTAAGATTGGATTGAGTAATTATAAAAGGGAGAGGAGCTGTCGCAGTCTCTCCCTGATAGTAGGGATGTGGCATGATGAGGGGTCTTACAAGAAGACTACCAAGTCTATGCTATATATAAAGACAAAACTGATTCTGTGCTGAAAAGGACAGTATACTATACAAAGCCCTTCTTTAGTTAGATGTAGCTCCTACGCCTAGCTCTACGACCAGTACTGCAGCTGCTCTCTAGTCCCTAGTCTCTCCTGCTTCGCTGCTTTAACAGCTCCCTGTGTGGCTCCTCCTCCAAagtctctctcgctctctctctctctctctctctattaaaGCTATGTGCGCATGGCATGGACTTCTTCTTgtggggttttgggttttggctcATCTATCTATAATGCCCGTCAGTCAGATTTCTCATTGAGAACCCAATCACATGTTGTCATTACAGACCTATAAGTCTATGACATGTCTCCCGACTGtagccctttaaaaaaaaaaaaaaactgaatctATACAATTATAAAGCTTTTCCTTCCATGTATCTTTGAAATTGTTCCTTCAAAACGCAACATCCTTGTCCGTTGGTTAAAAggttaaattaaaaataagaaaaaagaaaaagaaaattcgaTAGCATGGTCAAACTGGAAGCTTTTGCATAGAAACTTTTTGTCCTTCCTAGGAGACCATTCTATTGGCATGTTTGGTTTTAGATGTCTTCCCTTGtctcaagaagaaaaagaaacaagagtttggtgataatatatatatatatatatatatatatatatatatatatatatatattttttttttttccttcttgggTAAAACAAGGAGATATTAACCATGCTATTGTGCTTGTTATATCCCAAATATCCTTTATACTTAATTTATACAGTCCAAATGACTGTTTCTATGCTGTGCGAAACTGTTACCGATTCCCAAACCATGTGATGCATAATAGCATTCATGTGGGCTGTTGAGGGAACCAGCTTGTACGTGTCTCTGAACGAGTTTGAAAGGTTCCATCtccaaatatgaaaaattaattagtcaGTCTGATTGCACAAACTGGGTTTCGCATTAAGTTCCTTATTAAAAGAACTATAACTGTGTTACGTTTAGGTGGACATATGCTTAAATTTTTATACGAAAAGGCAAAAAACTGCTGTGCGAAACTGTTACCGATTCCCAAACCATGTGATGCATAATAGCATTCATGTGGGCTGTTGAGTGAACCAGCTTGTACGTGTCTCTGAAACGAGTTTGAAAGGTTCCATCtccaaatatgaaaaattaattagtcaGTCTGATTGCACAAACTGGGTTTCgcattaaatttcttattaaaagaaCTATAACTGTGTTACGTTGTGGTGGAcatatgctaaaatttttatacGAAAAGGCAAAAAACATTTGAGAATGTGTCTAATTTAAGCACggggttaattaattaataatcacCCACAGGCTATACCTGTGTGGTATGCATGTTTACTACGTGCATGCAATGCATGAGTTATATATAGCATACAATACATGTATATACCTatgtgaatgtgaatgtgaCACTTGCTAGCTAGCtgtttcaattatattttatggTGGATGCAGGTTTGTTCGACGTGGCGGGCTGTTTCTCGTTGGGATGCCTTGTGGCACCGGCTTACTCGTAGTATTTGGGGTCGGGCCCAGCTCCTTCACGACACATGGCATGATGAGTTCGTATATTGGCATCGGACGGCCCAAAACTTTCACACGGGAAGGTCAGCACATGGTACCCTTGCATTTGATGACGTGGACAATCAGGATGGCTACACGTGTCGTTGCATGACTATGTCAGACCGGCACTTGGCATGTGGTTTTGCTGACGGGGCAGTGAGGGTGTTTGACCTTGCTATGCACAATCACGTGGTCACCTTGAGGCCCCACGAGGGCAACCATCTTGGGCAATTTGCGAGGGCAGTGTCAGGCATTGTCATCAACGGTGCCACGTTGGCATTCGCCACGTTGGATGGGGATATACATGTGGCAATGATAATTGGGGGCGGGGGTGTAATTAGAAGGGCACATGAGGGGAATGTGGTAAATGATGGGGCATTAGTGGACTTTACTGGGTGTGGGAGTGGGAGATGGTGGGTGGGGCTTTACGCGGGTGCACCCAACCGGGCCTTCCACATATGGGACAGTGTAACGGAAGAGCTTGTATACGTGAATGGGTCATTGACTAACCCAGAATCAGTAATGGGCTGGCACTTGTTAATCAATGAGAATCAGTATGTTGGGCGAGTAAGAGTAGTGACGACAATTataagtgaagaagaagaagatcatCAATTGGCAGTGGCATGCACCAGTTCAAGGCTCATTGTATTCGACTTGAGGAACCCTGCGGTGACTTTGTTCGAGGAAGAGAGTAATAGAGGATTCATTGTGACCTCGGTTGATGTTAGCAATGATGCGAGGTACATTAGGGTGGATAACCGTGGTGACGCTAGAGTGTGCCGGCTAGGTACATTAGAGGAAGTGTGTAGGTTTAATATATATGGTGGGGCTGGGGGTGGAAGATCCGGTTCACAAAGGCGTGTAATGGTGATGGGGTGTATGAACTTGGGGTATGCGCTAATGTGCGTAGGGGGTATGATAAGGGTGTGGGAGGTTCTGCATGGTG from Castanea sativa cultivar Marrone di Chiusa Pesio chromosome 6, ASM4071231v1 includes:
- the LOC142641754 gene encoding transcriptional regulator STERILE APETALA, yielding MSSSSSSSSEDGNGNGNGGGSTIARRGGDFEGPSTSRQRAVNEVWPEHFVEALAAQVAIDASHSIGRLAAAPALANVFQVCSTWRAVSRWDALWHRLTRSIWGRAQLLHDTWHDEFVYWHRTAQNFHTGRSAHGTLAFDDVDNQDGYTCRCMTMSDRHLACGFADGAVRVFDLAMHNHVVTLRPHEGNHLGQFARAVSGIVINGATLAFATLDGDIHVAMIIGGGGVIRRAHEGNVVNDGALVDFTGCGSGRWWVGLYAGAPNRAFHIWDSVTEELVYVNGSLTNPESVMGWHLLINENQYVGRVRVVTTIISEEEEDHQLAVACTSSRLIVFDLRNPAVTLFEEESNRGFIVTSVDVSNDARYIRVDNRGDARVCRLGTLEEVCRFNIYGGAGGGRSGSQRRVMVMGCMNLGYALMCVGGMIRVWEVLHGGYLYHFRERIGEVNAVVANERYVAAASSDRRIHLWDFGADQ